DNA sequence from the Malus sylvestris chromosome 10, drMalSylv7.2, whole genome shotgun sequence genome:
TTTATCTAAAATATCACGATGTtcatgaggttgtgtaggtcacgttggtatattcaaataccaaaattgagctttgtatgagaagttattagctagttttatctatgtgctttaaaataacgtttttatagttaattcgcatataggtgagacttatccggAGGAAGAacgtatccacgggcgactcgggggttacgacctgtcgacataccagtgagtgggcttttgttttcagtatatatttatatacttgatatatttcccagaaatgcattttttaaggaaagtatgctttgaaataatatgtcaaatgcttttatattatgaatatgcatttcatggttgcatatatatatatatatataaatgtggtttgtggacgcacaagtaagttcaggtaagttatgttttgttatgtGAATCaccgatgatgtgatatgtgattgaataatgttgagctcataaaactgcacctagggtgattatgatttagccagagatataaaGTACAGGcttgtttatttacgtcacctcccgcactatatgctcatattggattcAACTTAAGTgtacagtcttgtcgtacagaccttatttgtcgtacagaccttatttatggttccgactcgtaggtgactagcgatttatcgcccgactattatgagagagtaaaattgagcataattatattacacccaatcttgtcgtacaaacccctttttagtggttccgatttatgtgcagtatattgccgtataggtcattgtagtgactcctgctagattgacttttgagctatgaattcagccgtatagATTACcataggggttccggctaacatatcataattctatgaatttattcttacctgaattgcttactctattatatcttggcatgacatgcatatgaatatgattatgtgaaacatgaattgaattgatatgatttcatatatatatatatatatattatgtatatgcttatatcttgattctgggaaaaattatacatgttttacagcgaggggttagtatattgataaacgaaatggttttgtaaaacatttatttttgcccactcacattttctgttttgcacccctccaggttttaagtaagcttgctgttggtggctcgAGGACGTCGGCTGTTCTGActtatataaataataataggacattcctggtactgtataacttgtacttgtcctactggactgtaCCTAGACTTTTATGCTCTgcttaggagtgtttactgttgtaactaactcctatcacttacTGTTTAGTaatgcactctagtaattcggtttttaattatttgtataattcttatctttattacttctgcactgtgcacatggctacgtcactctcacgtgacggccatcatgccttgatctcggtcggggtgtgtcaaagtTTGCCACTGCTTATGGGTAgcaaattaattttaataaatcttctctttatttttattcaaatactAATAGCCAAACTAGAAATGAGATTGTAAATATTCTTCACATGCAGCATAAATCTACCATTGGAAAATACCTTGGAATTCATAACATTGTTTTTTAGAAGGATCCTTTGAATAGAAGTGAGCTGTTTAGAAGAGTGAAGCAGAAATTAGCGGGTTGGAAGGCTAATTCTCTATCTAAGGCGGGTAGGCTCACTCTTGTTCGAGTGAACCTTTCAGGTATGCCTAATCATATAATGTCTTGTTTCAAGTGCCCTAAGAAGTTAACTAATCAACTAAATAAAGACTCCAGACATTTTTTCTGGGGTAATACCCATAAGTACAATCCAGTAAGTTGGAAGGAAGTCTGTAGACCTAAACAAGCTGGTGGCTTAGGTATTAGAAACATTGATCACTTCAATAGGGCTTGCCTGGCAAAGTTGCGATGGAAAGTTTTATTTGATAAGGATAACTGGTGGGCAAATATAGTTAGAAGGAAATACCTTAGGAATGAGAACTTTGCCACCACACAAATGCTAATTAATATGATCTGGAAGCAGACTCTGCCTCCTAAGGTTAAATTATTTGCCTGGACTCTTGTCAAAGGAAGGTTACAAACCAGTAAACGTCTCAACAAGTTTTTACCCAATGTAACTAATCAATGCCCGATGTGCCATAATCATGAGGAGACCATGACCATCTTTTTCTTCACTGCCAGTACGATGTGCAAGTCTGGACCTGTTCGAATGAACCTTATTTTTGCAATATTGCAAATAATCCTAAGGTAAATGAGTGGCTAAGTACCTTGCCACATGATGGGAAAATTGAAGTTAGCTGTTTAAGTAAAGCTTTGTCCATTTGTTGACAAATTTGGAATGATAGAAATGCAAGTATAATAAAAAATGAGAATCATATATCATACCGGTCTGTTATTCGCGCCCTGACAACGGCTAAAGAGTACTTTAAAGAGAATACTAGTAATGAAAAGAACCTTGAGGCTAGTTGTCAAGATAATTTGATTAAGTGACAGCCCCCTCCACCTAATTATGTTAAAATAAACTTTGATGGATCTGTTTCTCACTCTTTGGCTGCTGGAAGGCTCGTGGTTAGGAATTGGGATAGTAAACCTATCCTTGCTAGTGCGATGAAATTCGGCTCTGTGAGCATCAATGTTGTCGAGGCTTTGGTTCTCTGTGAAAAGCACTGATCTGGGCAAAAAGAAGGAATTAGAAACATGTCTTGGTGGAAGGCGACTCAAAGCTTGTCTTGGATGCTATTTGTGGAGCTTGTCATGTGCCTTGGAACCTAAAACCTATTATTGAGGACATCAGGTGGTGTGCTAACAGCTTTCAGGACATTAGATGGAGCCACATTTTCAGGGAGGCAAACTTCGTAGCGGATGCTTTAGCGTTTATTGGTCTTAATAGTTCGTATCTTTGTATTTGGGATGCTTGTCTCCTTGTGGATGCTCACCTGGCTTTTCAATTTAACTGTATTAGTACTGGCTGTATAAGAGGTTTTTCGctataatattttctttttctatcaaaaaataaaaaattcatttttgacTTTCTCGACTGGTGACCGTGACTTCCCACATATCATggacactaaaaaaaaataaggaaaactaatgaaaagggctagaaaattttgagttttaatgataaggacaaaataaagggtgaagtgaatagtatcaggattgactttttagtataaaaatgtggtttttcgttaaagtgaacagtactaggtgcttttcgttaaagttcccaaaaaaataTAATCACTACTTTCAACTAAATTAAGCCTAAGCAAGTGGCTCTTTACTACAATGGTGGAAAGGAGTTGAGTCTTTGCATAATGATATGAGTTCAAACTTCATTGGTGGCTAATCTAACGTCTAATCTAATAAAAAACTATTTttctgaccaaaaaaaaaaaaattaaattaagccTAAAGTAAGTACCACTTCCTATTCAGATTTAGTTTGTAACAACATTCTATTTCGACATACTGCATCTCGAATTCATACATTTCCTCTCCACTTATTGTTTACgctaaaatagtttttttttttaatagttaatttaTGTGGAGCCATATGATTGAATTAGCGGGGCCATATCACtacattaacaaaaaaaattgatgaaattttcacggaataaataaaagaaaaactaatgaaaatggtaggaaaactttgagttttaacgataatgacaaaataaagggtaaaataaatagtaccatgtttgactttttagtgtaaaaatatggtttttctttAAAGTGACAAGTAccgtggacttttcgttaaaactttcaTAAATAAATTGATGTGTGGTAGTGAATGACCAAATTTATCAATTTTTGAAACTCAGGGATcaaaatgaggagtttgatcaatgtcagTAACCATTTGCAATAAAAACCGTTCTTTTGTGTAATCCACGTGCCACCATTTTATTGGATTTGTGAGTCTCACGTACAAACTAACAGAATAATTGATGAAATTGaaatggaatgaccaaattgatgtgcGATAGTAAATGTCAAGGacgatattaattaattttgaaaatgaaagaTTAAAATAATGATTTTTGTCAATCTCAGACTTAAAAACCCAATAAAGGAAGAGGGAAcaaataaaacaacaaaaaaaagcgacttcttgttctttcttctcactcactctctcactcCTTCCAATTCAAATTAAATCCAAAGCCATTTTCTTTCCCCATTAAATAAATCAGATATAAATAAAGCAGTTTCCTTACATTGATTTGATGCCCTACCCGCCGATTTAAACCCCCAATaaccccaaacccaataaaccaatctgaaaattataaaaagttCCAATTTTTGGCTGAAAAATCTGGTTTCCGCCGACGATGGACACCGGCGGCAACTCTCTAGCGTCGGGTCCCGACGGCGTGAAGAGGAAGGTGAGCTATTTCTACGACCCAGAAGTGGGAAATTACTATTATGGGCAGGGCCACCCGATGAAGCCCCACCGGATTCGGATGACCCACGCCCTCCTCGCCCACTACGGCCTCCTCCAGAACATGCAGGTCCTCAAACCCTACCCGGCCCGCGACCGCGACCTCTGCCGCTTCCACGCCGACGATTACGTGGCGTTCCTCCGGAACATCACCCCGGAAACCCAGCAGGACCAGCTGCGGCAGCTCAAGCGGTTCAATGTCGGCGAGGACTGCCCTGTCTTTGATGGGTTGTACTCGTTTTGCCAGACCTACGCCGGCGGGTCGGTCGGCGGCGCTGTGAAGCTCAACCATGGGATTTGCGACATTTCGATCAATTGGGCTGGCGGTTTGCACCACGCTAAAAAGTGTGAGGCTTCTGGGTTTTGCTATGTGAATGACATTGTTCTTGCAATTTTGGAGCTTCTTAAGCAGCACGAGGTTAGTTAATCTGATTGCGTAGTGTTAGAGTTTTGCGCTTTTTGATGTTTGGAttgttgggtttgttttgttttgtatgaTCTCTGAATTCGGTTGTCGAAAATGTGAATTGCATGGTTAAAGTTTCAAACTCTTTGATGTTGGTTTAGTTTTGTATTGTGTAATCTCTGAAATGGGTTACTGAAATTGTTAATGTTTTGCCTGAACAGCGCGTTTTGTATGTGGATATTGATATTCACCATGGAGACGGTGTTGAGGAGGCGTTTTACACGACAGACAGGGTCATGACCGTTTCGTTTCATAAGTTTGGGGATTATTTCCCTGGCACAGGGGACATTCGCGATATTGGGTACGGAAAAGGGAAGTATTACTCCCTTAATGTCCCGTTGGATGACGGGATTGATGATGAGAGCTACCATTACTTGTTCAAGCCCATCATTGGGAAGGTGATGGAAATTTTTAAGCCTGGGGCTGTGGTTCTCCAGTGTGGTGCTGATTCCTTATCTGGAGACAGGCTTGGCTGCTTCAATCTTTCCATCAAAGGTCATGCTGAGTGTGTTAGATATATGAGATCCTTCAACGTCCCGCTCTTGCTTCTAGGTGGCGGTGGCTATACCATTCGCAATGTTGCTCGTTGCTGGTGCTACGAGGTACACTTCTCGTATTCTATTTTACCTTTTAACGTTTTCAAATTATTTCACCCATGATCTGATTGTGCTAACA
Encoded proteins:
- the LOC126585457 gene encoding histone deacetylase 19-like, which gives rise to MDTGGNSLASGPDGVKRKVSYFYDPEVGNYYYGQGHPMKPHRIRMTHALLAHYGLLQNMQVLKPYPARDRDLCRFHADDYVAFLRNITPETQQDQLRQLKRFNVGEDCPVFDGLYSFCQTYAGGSVGGAVKLNHGICDISINWAGGLHHAKKCEASGFCYVNDIVLAILELLKQHERVLYVDIDIHHGDGVEEAFYTTDRVMTVSFHKFGDYFPGTGDIRDIGYGKGKYYSLNVPLDDGIDDESYHYLFKPIIGKVMEIFKPGAVVLQCGADSLSGDRLGCFNLSIKGHAECVRYMRSFNVPLLLLGGGGYTIRNVARCWCYETGVALGAEIEDKMPQHEYYEYFGPDYTLHVAPSNMENKNSHVLLEEIRSKLLENLSTLQHAPSVQFQDRPPDTELPEENEEQDDPDERWDPDSDMEVDDERKPLPSRVKKEIIEPEVKDPKGTSENARSSGYDPAVDEITTGTKALDMGSGSADEPAVKVEQETTNKPADQI